The genomic region CACATGTAAAAGGCTCATGGAGGCAATATAACCATGTTATGTGGAAGAACTTTTAAATCCTTGCCAAAGGTATGCAAAGATGGAATATAAGCTGTGGTAGAGTTTTCTGATGTTGCCAAGGGTTCAAGCCTAGGCTGAAAAACTATTTGGCAGGAGATTTTGTGATTTATTCTCCAAATAATACAATCCAGAAGATTTAAGTGAATAACTTTAGGCAGTCAGATAATATACGCAAAGGAAAAACTGGAATCCAGAACATTGAGGTTTCAAAGACCACACTCTTTCCATTAAACCACATCATCTCCAGGAGACAACTacaaaagagatttaaataacagATGAGAATTTGATTAGAGGAGTTTTAAGGTATCTTCCCAGACTGCAGTTACTGATTtctcaaaggaaaggaaagaaacaaaatttagagTGTTACATAAATGAAAAATTGAGGATGCCTCTTGCATTTAAGGGTCTGTTAATTTCAGTGGAGTCTCTACACTTACTAGGAGTCCTGGTTCTGGAACAGGGGCAGGCCTTGAAAACCGTTTattaaatttcctcttctgtttccTTAGGTTTTGCATACGCTGTACACGTTTATCTGTGGACTTTGGgaaaattagaaggaaagaagacaTTTACAACGTTAACAGCATAGCATGCTGACAACATTTTCGGTTTGTGtccataaaaaaagataaacacaatcaGTGCATACAGCTTACATAGCTACATAGAAGTAGGAAAAAAactttttgcaaatgtgtgatttatagatgaagaaaacattttggagcctcagtattctttttttttgtggtcttagttggggcacgcgggatcttcgttgcggcgtgcgggatcattccttgcggcgcgcgggcttctctctagtagtGGTGCGTGAGTTTTATCTCTTCTCtaagttgtggtgtgcgggttttctcttctctagttgtggcgcacggcctccaggacatgtgggctctgtagtttgcggcatgcaggctctctagttgagatgTGCggactcagtagtcgtggcgtgtgcgggcttagttgccctacgacatgtgggatcttagttccccaaccaaggatcgaacccgcgtcccctgcattgcagaacggattctttaccactggaccaccagggaagtcccacctcagTAGAGTTTTCAAATGAAACTTTTACTCTTTATTTCCACTTCATTAACTGTGCACAATAGTGCACAATATGGACAATAGAAAACAATGTTAAGAAGGaagaataggacttccctggtggtgcagtggttgagaatctgcctgccaatgcaggggacgcaggttcgagccctggtccgggaagatcccacatgccacggagcaagtaagtcagtgcgccacaactactgagcctacgctctagagcccgcgagccacaactactgagcccacgtgccacaactactgaagcccgcgcgcctagagcccgtgctccgcaacaagagaagccaccgtgtgagaagctcgcgcaccaaaacgaagagtagcccccgctcgccacaactagagaaagcccgcacacagcaacgaagacccaacgcagctataaataaatacataaatttattttttttaaaaaaaaaaggaagaataaatcaTACAATGAATTTTGTGTGATCTTATGTTTATAAAGTTCAAAACCAAGAAAAACAATATCCTTCTAGAAGCATGTAGGTGATaaactattaaagaaaaagattagcttgataaaaataaaattcaaggtagtggttacctctgggagaGACACAGGGAGGTCGGGTAGGGAAGCAGCCCCTAGATGAATTCAAGGATACTCATGTTTTCTTAAACTGGAGGTATATTTTGTTACCCTGCTTTAAAATTATGTATGCTACAAATATCCTTGTGTATGTATCACATGTTACATCAAAAAAGGAGAATATTAAACCATTCAGGTTATCCTAGTTAAGACTCGTTCTGATAGTAGTCACAAGATCCCAGAGTCTCAAGAAAGATAACACAGAAGTGTCTAGCTAATAGAACTTCTGTCATATTAGGGACGATCACacataaaggaacaagataaagtcACACTTTTGAATTAcccataattatttatttaaacattaccTGCCTTTCAGTGACGTCTGAAGGATGATGCCATTTTGAGCCTTCCTACATAacatgtgaaattaaaaaataaaataaaagtcatgaGCAAACAGAAAAATCAGCTATTATAATCGGAAGCCTATGCTACTGTTTTCTATTTATGTAATAGATGCTTATTATCTCAACTGCAAGAGGCAGGATCAGAATAAGAGCATCAAAGTAAACATTGGGGTGGAAGACGAGATagtattttgagaaaaaagaacctgCTATGAACCACATTACCGGGACTACTGAGATTTATTCTGGAAGGAAAGGCTGTACAAGAAATCCAAAAATTCATGTTTCTGTTGGTACTGAATATTGTCATGCTGGGTCAataagtcattcaacaaacagatGACTGCACGCGCCTGGCCCCCAGCAGGTGAGAGGTGGGGCTTTTCCTCCTCCCGGTGGGTCCTGCAGCCCAGAATCTAGCCTGCCTCCTTCACCCGGGATTTCCCAACCCCAAAGCACCAACCCCCGCGTAAAGGCCAGCAGCGCGAGCGGCCGAGGCGGCCTCCGAGGGGGGAAGGCCGGCGCCAGGGCGGCAGAGGCGGCGTTGAGGGCCCGGGGGGACTCACGGCGTTGACTTGGCCAGCGTCGTCCTCCCTACAGCACAGGCACATGCTGCAGAGCCTCGCAGGGCCGCGGCGCCCACTGCCGGACCCCCGCCAAGTCCTCGCGGGCGCGCCACCTACGGCCCGCGAGCCCCGCCCGGTCCCGTCACAATTCTCTTTATCCTGGCCGGGAGGGCCCCGCCCTTTCCCTTAGCTATCTTCCAATCCCAGTGCGGGGAAGGTGGAGTTCCTAGCCTCGGAAGAGCATCTGTGGAACTAGGGATGTCAGGTCACCACGATCCCCTATTCTTCCGGCTCTGTCGCTCAAACACCCACGAAACACCAATTTTCTATCTTCCAGTCCGGATCGCTCTACTCTCTCTCCAGGGAGTTCCCTTCCCTTCTAACACATCTAGCTTAGATTCCACGGTCCCTCACTTTAGCCTATCCTCAGGGTTCTGAATTCCAACACCTCATTGTTCTTCCGTCACAGTTTCCAGTTGGATCCATCCAAATACTTGTCTTCAGGTCCACAACCGGGCTGAAGGGGGGGAAATCTTGAAGATGGCTGCAATACATATTCATGATCTCCAACTTAAACTGGGCCCTCATCGCTGCTTACCACTTTCATGTTGCACTACCTCTTTCTTTTTAGTACTCCTCAGCATTTCCTTCAAACTTTCTTCCCTCTATTAAAATCTGAATCCACCATCTCCCCGTCACTTTTAGCAGAAGTAGCACAGTTCTTGCTTCACACACTAATAATGGCTAACACTTCTATAGAGTTTATGCTCAGCATATTAACTCATTAACTCCTTATAGCATCCCAACAGGGTAAATGTGTGATGATTACCGGCTGGGAAACAAAGGACTAGTATgtgaaataacttgcctaaggttatACAACTGGAGAGTGAACTGGGATTTAAATCCACAGTCtgcctccagagcctgtgctcttaataCTGTGCTATGCCACCAACTGCTTTTAAAAGCCCAGACTGCGCAATAAAACCAATTCTGGGCATGCAGAAAGAATTTAGTAACTGGGAAGAACTGCTGCTGGGGTCCATTGCTACTGCCAGGTGAAGTGTCATTGCTAGAGTGACACTGAGAGCAAGAGAACAGGTCTGAGTCCAATCCTTCTCCCCTCCACCTGCCTTCCAATCTTCCTTCAGCACCCACTATTGGCTAAATCTACAAGGACTCCAGCTGGCTAAATTTCCAGCTCTTTTATctctaaagagaaataaaataatatgcagAGTCCCAGCCCTGACTTCACAAAGTAGAATATGGAAGAGTGAGTTTAGAGCTGAAAGACAACAGGTCAATAAGTGGCACAGAAACCATCGTGCCCTAAATCCCTTTGCAGTCCTTCAACTGTACATCTTTGAGAATGGTTTCAAACCTCCCCACTACCCATATTGATAACCTGTATCACACTACAGTCAGCCAATGTCCTGCACCAGACACAAATCTCAAAATGTGATATGACCAAGAGTAAGGGGCAAGAGTATTAACTTTCTGATTCTGGACAGTATATTTGCATAAAAATtgcctttgcaaaaaaaaaatgcaatttaacTGTAAAATAAATTACGAAAACTCCTAAATACTAAATGTAAGCAGAATCAATATTCCTACTTATTCATGTTTGATTGGTATAGAGCTGCAATTCTCAAAGTAAACCCCAGAAAATACCACCATCCCAAAATGTTTTACATGAAATTttacatgaaaaaacaaaacaagtaaacaagcCACACTTCCCTCCTACCTAAAAATGGGTACTGAGTTCAAATAAGTTTTGGGCATTATGGGTTAAACAAAGTTAAATAAGTATCTTTACTGTAGGACTACTCAAACCCTATTAATACGCTAAAGTGATTATGAATTTCCAAAAGGGTATATGTTATACGTTTGTCTAACTTATTGCTTGTGGGACCCTTTTCAGTGTCCCATCTGTAATGTCTCTCATTTACACGTGGAGGATTCTAGATTAAAGACAGAATCCTTTTACTGAAtaactaaatattattttatattactttaagCATGACCTTGCAATGTCATAAATtacatcaataattttttttttacaaatttatttatttatttatttatttatttatttttggctgcgttgggtcttcgttgctgcacgcgggccctctctagttgcggcgagcgggggctactcttcgttgcggtgcgtgggcttctcattgcagtggcttctctcgttgcagagcacgggctcttggcgtacgggcttcagtagttgtggctcgtgggctctagagcacaggctcagtagctgtggcacacgggcttagttgctccgtggcatgtggttcccggaccagggttcgagcccgtgtcccctgtattggcaggcggattcttaaccactatgccaccagggaagccccatcaatAACTcttaatatcaatatttaaatCAGATTTTTCCCACATGCAATTGTTTGTCTCATTTTCCGTCTAAGCAAAATTTGCTGATCTTTGTTTTATATCTTAAGTGGCCGTTCCATAATGCAAGTAAGCTTAGCTTGTTAGAGTGTTTCTGCACTGCAGctggtatttttattatctttgtgtatttgataaatatata from Eubalaena glacialis isolate mEubGla1 chromosome 10, mEubGla1.1.hap2.+ XY, whole genome shotgun sequence harbors:
- the CCDC179 gene encoding coiled-coil domain-containing protein 179; this encodes MCLCCREDDAGQVNAEGSKWHHPSDVTERQSTDKRVQRMQNLRKQKRKFNKRFSRPAPVPEPGLLWT